The following nucleotide sequence is from Silurus meridionalis isolate SWU-2019-XX chromosome 5, ASM1480568v1, whole genome shotgun sequence.
ctgaaagttttttttttttttgtcacaaacatagttatatgcaggatacaatacatgcagtgaaaagaaaagtaagccagcttcaagaatttctcttaaaagggggaaaaatccTGACAGTTCCACATATCCAAGTAGTGAATGCATGAAGGTTGAAAGCAATGACAACAATTGTTAAAGTATATTAatataagtagaacagttaagtgtATCATATctttaggaaataaaaatttaaatgtaaaacacacttacatatacacacctgtattacccaaatgggttctaacaaatataaaaaaaaaaattcccttttaattaatcaatttaatttgtgccaatttaattgttTACTCAATttgatcaatataataaaaagtgtaatgcttttattttattttataaaatattattttatatattatcaaCGAAGCAggcactttatttaaaattgttttacaaatgtaaattgtcgatgttcacaaataataataataaactgaaataacttttttatgatttgcattttttccctGTATCCataccgaaattgaaccgagGAACATACCGAActatgaattttgtgtaccattacacaaTTACCTATTATATACtgattaatttaaataactaCAATTCACTTATGGCACTTGCCAGACACCCTTTTCCaatctacattttatttcatatatacaagtgagcagttgagggttagttACCTTGCAATGTACATATCtcatattgtaaatgtatatatctcATATTTTTCTACATATGTTGCCTTATTCTACTTATGTTGCACGTATTTTAACttcttatttttaattagaGATCTTATATACATTCATACTATACTTGCTCAACAGCTTCTGTACCACTGCCCATAGCCTTTATAGTTATttgttgtacatatatttacctTTAGTAGACAATAAACTGCATTTCTTTGCTGTTTACTTGTActatacaatgacaataaagttgtgtctttctatctgtcttgttcaagggcccagcagtggcagcttattGGAATTTGATCTCAAACTTCTGATCAAaaatccaatgtcttaaccactgagctacaacttaatacatattaaatattattgctGCATTTATTGCACCTATAAGATAATATATAGCTCATAATGACAAGCAGCtctatttactttaaaaatgggTTACatgatttatatgatttaaaacATAGACTGCTTAGCATTGGGTATGCATTATTTTACACTTCAGATTTGCATGCTGCAGCATGTTTTTGCGATATATAGTATTACAAAATAGATAACACTAGTTTCTATAGTAAAATCAAGTGAAGTCTGAAACTACAATGCATATTTTTCAGCTAATACTGCCATGTAGGCATATTTTATAGGAATACATATACAGACTCTTGCCCATTTTGTGTTGTCAAACTCTTTCTACCTTATTCATTAAAGGAAAAGGGACCAACACTGATGACAAATTGTCTGTACATCTTGCCTTTTTTTGTGGTGCATCCTGGTACCATCAAGTAAGCAACCTAGCTATTCACAGATGTACAAGACCAAACCATCAAATCATCCAccatcttttatttttccatgaTCCAGTTGTGTACTGACACCTTTTTATCAGAGCtagcattaaattttttcaCAATCTGTGCTACAGTAGCTTTTCTGTGGGATCAGACCAGACAGGCTAGCCTTCACTTCTCACATGTGTCAATGAACCATTACCCTGTCACAAGATCACCAGTTCCTTTGATCAATTTTGCTAGGTACTAACCACTGCATATTATGAACACCGCACAAGACCTTTTGTTTTAAAGATGCAGTTGTCTACCAATCACCCATTTCAAAGTTAGTTAGATTTATACACTTgctataaagaacaaaaaaaaattaagttcgtttgcagtgtttattttttttgttgacccTAATAAAATGGCTGGTGAGTGTACTGAATTAAAATATCATGTACTGAATTAAACTATTAGCTTATCctatcaaaaaaataattaaacactaTATTTTTGACTCAAACCCTTCATGCCCACAGCATATAATACATGCAGGTCTTAATAGCTTGCCACCGAATataatgtgtacatgtgtaccTAATCCTGTGCCTAAAATTGTGCtgctttagcatttttttcaaatatatttgtttaaatttgtcAGAAATCATGATGcagggccagattattctgtcagaaacGGTGAGTGGAGACTTAAAGGAAGGACCCAAATTCAGGATGCAACAGGAAGTatggagaaaacaggctttaataaaaagtaGCAAGGAGAGAAATACAGAGCAATGGggcaaaagaaaaagcacagtCCGAAAAAAAAGTCCAATAGTCCGAAAACCAACAGACAGAGCAATGAAGGGAAAACCAAAAATCAGAGACCAACAAACAGTTCAAAAATCCAAAAGCCAGGTAAAGAGACCGCAGCAGGGAGATCCAAAATCAGCAgtcaaaaacagtccagagttcaGACACGGCAACTGAGCAATAGAGGGCAgatcaaaaacacaaaccaaaaacagtccagaatCCAAATTATTGAAGAGGCAGAGCAGCGCAGAGCAGGGGTCTGAGTTAGGATCAGGATAAGGAGTAGGGAACAGGAACTGGAACAGGAACCGgaacaggcagggtggcaatGAGGTAATCTGGCCCCTAGTATATGTCCTTTGTGTGCTAAAAATACTGGGTGGCACAGCAAAAATAGACCTTAAGCTTTTATACCAAttagccaggcagagggactgagcagggaaggatgtgctgcaagttagagcaataaaggatggaaatggaaatgtgttgactagtgtggcgagtgtgttgagaagatggagggagtattttgagcagctgatgaatgaggaaaaagagagagagaaagttggaTGATGGTGAGATGGTAAAGcaagaagtggataggattagtaaggaggaagtgagagcagcgattggaaggatgaagagtggaaatttCAGTTGGACCTTAAAACATACCGGTAGAAATATGgaaatgtttaggagagatggtagtggagtttttaagcagattgttaaaaaaaaattgtgagaggatgcctgaggaatggaaaaggagtgtgctggtacctaTTTTTAAGTATAAGGGAGATGTCCTGTCCTGCAGTAATTACAGGGGaaataagttgatcagtcacactatgaagttatgggaaagagtagtggaaaccaggctgagagaagaggtgaccatctgtgagcaacggtatggtttcatgccgaggaagagcaccacagactaAATATATGCTTtgggaatgttgatggagaagtatagagaaggtcagaaggagttacattgtgtatttgtggatttagggaaagcatacgacagggtgccgagagaggagttgaggtattgtatgaggaagtctggtgtggcagagaagtatgtgagggtggtgcaggacatgtatgaggacagtgtgacagcagtgaagtgtgcagtaggaatgacagactggttcaaggtggaggtggaattGCACCAaaaatcagctctgagcccttacctgtttgcaatggtgatggacaggtggatggacgaggtcagacaggagtcttcgtggactatgatgtttgcagatgatattgtgatttgtggtgaaagtagggagcaggttgagaagagcctggagaggtgaagagaagggtaatgaaagtcagtaggattaAAACAGAGTACACGTGTGTGAATAAgtgggagggcagtggagtggtgcggtccggttgcaaggagaagaggtggagaatgtggagttcaggtatctagggtcagcagtgcaaagtaatagagattGTGtttgagaagtgaagaaaagagtgcaggcagggtggagtgggtggagaagagtggcaggagtgattggtgatagtagggtatctgcaagaatgaaagggaaagtttatagaactgtggtgagacctgcgatgttgtatggattagagacagtgacgttgagtaaaaaacaggaggtggaagTGGAGtaagcagagctgaagatgctgagatttttattgggagtgatgaggatggacagggttagaaataaatatattagaggaacagcgcatgtaggaggttttggagacaagacATGAGcggctagattgagatggttcggacatgtgcagaggagggacatggggtatatttttagaatgctgaggatgaagccaccagaaagtaggaaaagaggaagaccaagaaggaggtttatggatgtggtgaggggagacatgcaggtagttggtttgaaagaagcagatgtagaggacagggggggtatcgagacggatgatccgctgtggcaaacccctaatgggagcagccgaaagaagaagcagaGACCCTAAGTTAACATAAGGGTTgaaaaaccaaataaacaaacaaacacaccttCTGTGCCATCTGTAATGTATAAACACCAAGTAGACGTTTCCTTTCCACCCACTTCCAACTTTTGCTTAATAAGAATTTGAGGAGTAGCCTAATCtgcagatttaaataaaatgagaatGAATACAGTAAGAAAACAAATAGGTGGtcaatattaattttaaactCATTTCAAAGTGTGTGCAAAATGTATAGCATCTGAACTCTTCCATTAAGCCATTCATCCGGAAgtcaatttaattttaattagattGTGTGATTAGATTACATAAAGAGTGTAAATTATGTCCTGAATAATCAGCAGTACTATCTGAATTAGTGTCAGCAGCTTCGAAGGTCTTTCATGCATTTTTGGTATCTACAAGATGTCGCTATCAGTTAAGCCCAAGGACAGTTATAACAGTACCTCAACACTTTCCTAATACAAGAGAAAATCAAGCAAGCAGTCAGTCCTTTGCACTACTACTCTATCCTTGTATCTGCCTCTATTGCAATGATAAAGCTATGCATTAATGCTATATTACATATAGGATATACAagtgtaaataaagtaaatgcagttactgaaaaaatatatatatattgattgaGTGATGAAGTGGTGTAATGAGGTCCAACACAAAGCATAATTATTACTGTTACCAGCCCACTATTTTCTAATTTCACTAATTCTAGCAATTAACAAAGTGGTTTATTTCTCTTACAAACACAGCATTTTGCTAATGATGCAAATGagcttttaattattaattagtgACGTATTTGACCTCTTCTTGCTATTACTCTCCTGTGATAGTTGTTAATAGTAGTTAATAATACAagcaaataatacaaaaatgtacagCTGGCATTAGGGGtataacggtacacaaaattcacagttcggtaACTACCttggtttttaagtcatggttcgGTACAGTTTCGGTAcggttcttcttcttcttctttcggcttcttccattaggggtcgccgaagcgaaccgaaagccctgtaccgaagaACTTTAGTCAGAATATGTGTATCGTTACACATCTATTAGGCATGTTTGTGgaaaactacaaaacacaccTTTGATTTACCTTAGTGCTGAGACAAGCGGGTCCTTCCAAAAATCCCCAATAAATGTCTCTTCACAGAAAATGCTAccaatatttgtacattttaattattagcaGCTTGTATTAAAAacgtagttttttttaattattattagggTCAAATACTATTAGCACAGTTACAGCCTCTAGTGTTTAATGCCACTGCACCATGGTCtttttatttgtccatgccACAGTGGAGCAGGAAATATTGCCACTTCGCAGATTCATTGTCCCTCATTTAGTACTGAACCTCAATACTGACATACTGTCTGTATTTGCCGTGTTTTCCTCTAGGACAATGCCAGCAGGTGCACtggttgtgttgtgtgtctgagtgtttgtatatgtgtgtgtttgtatatgtgtacacTGCTTCTATTGGTGTTTTATCAATGGTGTATGCACATTCCCATCTCGCATTCCCAGAATTCACAGCAACACTAAGGAAAATAATGCGATTCTTGaagaaaaatgaatttattaacaAAACAACTCAACAACTCTTACCCTAGGGAAACCGGTCTTCCATGTCTACAATGCGACCCGTAATAACCAcactaaaaaaaaggaaatgatcaCAGATATTCTAATGTTTTCCACTATAAACATAATTACAAACCATTAGTTGTTATCTATTAAAACTTTTTCATTAAGcagtacgttttttttttcaaaccaaagACACCAGTGGAGGAATTTAGTGAATTGTAAATGCCTAATGATGTCCTAATTGGCCCCTGTAGGTGTCCAGTAGATGCCAACATATACCAGTGATGTTCTTTTAGTCCTTAATAGTATTTAGATTAGACATAATACAAGGTAGTAGAGTACCAGTAGAGACCCAAAGGGCCACAAGGACCATTAGAGTTTCCATTAAAAACTAATTTACATCctattataaccattaaaaccattacaaattTTATGAGGCGGTTAATTTTTTAACAGCTTGGCATTCATGCAATACATTTTCTGTCCACTAGATGCCAATGTTTCACACAGAAAGGTCTTTCCTCTTAGTATTAACGCAGAGGGGATTTGTTGTtatcaaacaaacataaaaacaaaaacaaatgcaaacgtaagaaaacaatataaaattcaTACATACAGTAAACTATTTTCCGTTGAGgcatattaacaaaaatataaagtataacaatgttttttatgcttttgtatGGAGTGCGAGAGAATACgtacatcttttaaaaaaatatatttaatcaattaaaacaCGACCATCTCCCAAATTTATAGAAGAAACCTTTATTCTAAAGGCataattaggaaaaaaaaaagactagtaAATTATTTTCGTGGCGTCACTACattgtgggcggagctaatcACGGGAATATTGTAgcagagattgagagagagggagggagagggagagggagaaagagaaggaaacagCGCTTTAGTCTCATACGGCATCAGTTATGGAAGGTGATCATCCCGGGGTGTATGCATTTacctttgtttctttttccgTTCCGAGTGTTTTTCTGCACTATGTTTACATTTCACGCCACGTTCTCTACAGTTGAAGTTCAGCCAATTTGTGTGCTTTGAAGCTGTGAAGGCTGTGAATGCTGGACATACTCTAAACGATTATGAAGAGACCTGTGAAAGCGTGGAAATAGTATCATGGACTTCTGAGATAGCTTAATGtgaacatttaacatttttttttccataattgaGTGCAACTGCATGACTAAAGGACGGAGGACAAGAAGGATTTTTTTCCAAATCAGATTTCTGTTTTTAGCTCTTCTCTAAAAAGGACTATTGAACTTAAATACTGTGCATCTGCTTTTGTGAAGAGGGTCATTGTGCATTTTGTGTCCAGTCTTAATTTTATTCTTGTGATGTGATCCTGTACGTTAGAACGAGAACTCATCTAAATTTTAATAATTGGCTCAGTGTGAAATTCAGCACCACTTTATCATTAGAGTGGTAGAAAGAGGCTTGGGGTTTCATCCTCCGCTGCAAAGTTTTTCCTTCTGAAGCCTTTACAAGCTAATAATTTCAACAGCATGGCTTTGCCTGATAATTCCAGTGGCATTTCAGAGGAACTGGCTTTTCCGGAAATTATTGAACTGAATGTGGGAGGCCAGGTATACATAACGCGGTACTCGACTCTCACCAGCGTTCCTGAATCCCTCTTATGGGAGATGTTTAGCAAGAAATCTGCCAAGAGCCTGGCACGTGACACCAAGGGACGCTTTTTTGTTGACCGTGATGGCTTCCTATTTCGCTACATCCTGGACTATATGCGTGACCAGCAACTTGTGCTGCCTGACCATTTCCCAGAGCGAGGAAGACTAAAACGAGAGGCTGAGTACTTCAAACTTCCTGAGCTAGTCAAGCTTCTGGCTCCAAAAATCAGCAAGCAGAACTCTTTGGTTGATGATGGATGCCAGAGTGACCCAGAGGAGTCATCACCAAGTGCTGATGCTAGCCGCAATTTGGCGTCTTTAGGAGCAGCAACCTGCAGTAACCTAGCAGCCAGCGATTCCAAGCGCACTGGGTTCATCACCATTGGCTACCGAGGTTCCTACACACTGGGCCGTGATAGCCAAACCGATGCTAAATTCCGGCGTGTGGCCCGGATCATGGTATGCGGAAAGACGTCATTGGCCAAAGAGGTTTTTGGAGAAACCCTTAATGAAAGCCGTGACCCTGACCGGCCCCCGGAGCGATACACCTGTCGCTACTATCTGAAGTTCACTTTCCTCGAACAAGCTTTTGACAAGTTGGCT
It contains:
- the kctd12b gene encoding BTB/POZ domain-containing protein KCTD12b, producing MALPDNSSGISEELAFPEIIELNVGGQVYITRYSTLTSVPESLLWEMFSKKSAKSLARDTKGRFFVDRDGFLFRYILDYMRDQQLVLPDHFPERGRLKREAEYFKLPELVKLLAPKISKQNSLVDDGCQSDPEESSPSADASRNLASLGAATCSNLAASDSKRTGFITIGYRGSYTLGRDSQTDAKFRRVARIMVCGKTSLAKEVFGETLNESRDPDRPPERYTCRYYLKFTFLEQAFDKLADAGFHMVACNSTGTCAFTHDQTDDKIWTSYTEYVFYRGKSSSPALTSDPGFVQAKEDTFHDIFKDMISADLDLQDVPPPDPVPLLEPQDILDLPLPSPPTPVLERATHTSDISVSPPPFSAISPVKSTTLALKTMPRTTGNKENGGSTSQEPADKEKKIMEDELKKCIDDFHRIRIPKLFPDRKRNWQNDLLKKYNA